The proteins below come from a single Triticum aestivum cultivar Chinese Spring chromosome 5D, IWGSC CS RefSeq v2.1, whole genome shotgun sequence genomic window:
- the LOC123120026 gene encoding uncharacterized protein, translated as MPHSPSRRRSPSRESAHRRVNDFGNALPAKPKDDELTLFADMQKTEIENFLLEPSEDFDESISKLSFFPDVKLGINVPARGESHDLLKVDGDKNDYEWLLTPPETPLFRSLDDEEERSVGQASRGRAQSKAMQISRPSTMDNAQRSSRSSASPNRLSLSPRSMARTKSPISASRASPPLSVQPPTPSRRPSTPPAAKILTLPQRSASPVSRRMSTGSSGSALNGTRGASPVKANHRSSSPKPQGWQSNDPAFSYNAPPNLRTSLPDRSVSRSRGGSPTSFSGLDTGSRGRRQSMSPTPTRRASSSHSIERDRLSTHSKASATSSGDDDLDSMQSISIGYSSSPAVKKSLAVMKTRSIASSKKLSKNFSPISAPKWSFDSAVWLMDHRKGPQDRFRPLLSSVPATTFGAGKINNVHKPMFSHNSSMTTSSNASSEHGATFGPYVESDQEQQDLIGEWEADDGLRVHEDIFMFDKLDELNEETSFNKNTKYVEDSPIQVKYVKSDKHDFDMERWAANQTAYDGANSSQVGHGEMATCSRCGMSFNVMDLDGKGDSCEECSSKVGGFSADRMLWTSEAHQHDNKIVNSGPYAESEPSMAPDSVDYSKHASLGNQTVNNEPSADCTEKCPPGQLMVDTDEDMLLGQEVVNHENMRPYHVSDSLLENEDDISFSRSSVSNHQQTEPTSAEHGPYGGQMDSCNHGLPPCLSESNCQHNEAVSETAFGDNSHQLGSNIHPFPKVESAGISVLLHQKSSSNKWPVMEGRALAATNIVCSEPYYTRDGINMMKRSFGRDSSSASSIDLGSSRQSDARFERHSSSKKGDIEKAQLSSTMSHQSIASVSDMSVSGSSASLCHQSDAIEDTCSRIDTLESSASRTVVSTGEDSSSKDALSNALECLSTARPIVNDDIPVDLNSSSFDRSSETEDVISMGRMADNDHSSTNMCLSEMEEPINVQESSAAEGSCMLKTDEDTSDTVQCCLAGTPEYPSEENLDNLIMQSQSEVVQDSIEEHILDDCCVSAISEEDVLVSRTGTSIIELPNDEKSPQAVEGSRKQIQRCFTLEEATDTILLCSSIVHDLAYKAATIALEHEQESECPRPTVTIIGKSIRDEDGFLKLPHRRTPNRKVKRKRLEGETTTITETAEKESVVEDPSPVRSASGITRASDNMKPPKLESKCNCVIM; from the exons GCTGTTGACTCCTCCAGAGACTCCACTTTTCCGTTCGTTAGATGACGAAGAAGAACGATCTGTTGGCCAGGCTTCCAGGGGTAGAGCTCAGAGTAAGGCCATGCAAATCTCGAGGCCATCCACG ATGGATAATGCTCAAAGGTCTAGCAGAAGCAGTGCAAGCCCAAATAGGCTTAGCCTGTCACCACGCTCTATGGCAAGGACAAAATCGCCTATTTCAGCTTCTCGTGCTAGCCCACCACTTTCTGTTCAACCACCAACGCCATCCCGAAGACCTTCAACTCCTCCAGCTGCTAAGATATTGACACTTCCACAAAGGTCTGCAAGTCCAGTCTCTAGAAGGATGAGTACTGGTTCAAGTGGCTCAGCATTAAATGGAACAAGGGGAGCCTCTCCAGTTAAAGCTAATCACAGATCTTCTTCCCCAAAACCTCAAGGATGGCAGTCCAATGATCCTGCTTTCTCTTATAATGCACCTCCAAACCTTCGTACATCTCTACCAGATCGTTCGGTATCCCGTTCAAGGGGTGGATCCCCTACATCTTTCAGTGGACTAGATACAGGTTCAAGAGGTCGAAGGCAATCAATGTCTCCTACTCCAACTAGAAGAGCCAGTTCATCACATAGCATTGAACGAGATCGATTGAGCACACACAGCAAAGCTTCTGCAACATCGTCTGGTGATGATGATCTGGACTCAATGCAGTCTATATCTATTGGCTATTCCAGCAGCCCAGCTGTAAAAAAGAGCTTGGCAGTGATGAAGACGAGAAGTATTGCATCATCAAAGAAGCTGTCCAAGAATTTTTCCCCTATCTCAGCCCCAAAATGGTCATTTGATTCTGCTGTTTGGTTGATG GATCATCGGAAAGGTCCTCAAGATAGGTTCCGGCCACTTCTATCAAGTGTCCCTGCCACCACATTTGGTGCTGGCAAAATAAATAATGTGCACAAGCCtatgttctcacacaattcctctATGACAACTAGCAGTAATGCAAGCTCTGAGCATGGTGCCACTTTTGGCCCTTATGTGGAAAGCGACCAAGAGCAACAGGATCTTATTGGTGAATGGGAAGCAGATGACGGCCTTCGAGTTCATGAGGACATATTTATGTTTGATAAGCTGGATGAGTTGAATGAAGAAACCAGTTTCAATAAGAACACAAAATATGTAGAAGATTCGCCCATCCAAGTAAAATACGTGAAGAGTGATAAACATGACTTTGATATGGAAAGATGGGCAGCTAATCAAACGGCATATGATGGTGCAAATAGTTCTCAGGTTGGACATGGTGAAATGGCTACTTGCAGTAGATGTGGGATGTCTTTCAATGTGATGGATTTGGATGGAAAAGGTGACTCTTGCGAAGAATGCTCTTCAAAGGTTGGAGGATTTTCTGCAGACCGTATGTTATGGACTTCAGAAGCACATCAACATGATAATAAAATTGTAAATTCTGGGCCTTACGCTGAATCTGAACCTTCTATGGCCCCAGATAGTGTAGACTACAGCAAACATGCATCTCTTGGAAATCAAACGGTGAACAATGAACCTTCAGCGGATTGTACAGAAAAATGTCCTCCAGGCCAGTTGATGGTGGATACAGACGAGGACATGCTGCTGGGGCAGGAAGTAGTGAATCATGAGAATATGAGGCCCTATCATGTATCTGACTCCTTGCTGgaaaatgaagatgatatttcATTTAGTCGATCTAGCGTGAGTAATCATCAACAAACAGAACCAACATCAGCGGAGCATGGCCCTTATGGAGGCCAAATGGATAGTTGCAATCATGGATTACCCCCATGCCTTAGCGAGTCAAACTGCCAACATAATGAAGCTGTATCTGAAACTGCATTTGGTGATAATTCTCATCAACTGGGATCAAATATACATCCGTTTCCAAAGGTTGAAAGTGCTGGGATATCGGTACTCTTACACCAGAAATCAAGCAGCAACAAATGGCCGGTCATGGAAGGGAGGGCTCTAGCTGCTACTAATATTGTTTGTTCTGAACCATATTATACAAGAGATGGTATAAATATGATGAAACGTAGCTTTGGACGTGACAGCTCTTCAGCTTCTTCCATTGATTTAGGATCTTCAAGGCAATCAGATGCACGCTTTGAGCGCCATAGTAGCAGTAAGAAGGGTGACATTGAGAAAGCTCAACTAAGTAGTACTATGAGTCATCAAAGCATAGCTTCGGTGTCAGATATGTCAGTTAGTGGTTCTTCAGCTTCACTTTGCCATCAGAGTGATGCGATTGAAGACACTTGTTCCCGAATTGACACTTTGGAAAGCAGTGCTTCAAGAACTGTGGTTTCTACCGGAGAAGATAGCTCTAGTAAGGATGCTTTGTCAAATGCTCTTGAGTGTTTGTCTACTGCACGGCCTATTGTCAATGATGACATCCCTGTTGACTTGAACTCCTCGAGCTTTGATAGGTCGAGTGAGACAGAAGATGTAATTAGTATGGGTAGGATGGCTGACAACGATCACTCCAGCACTAATATGTGTTTGTCAGAGATGGAAGAGCCAATTAATGTTCAAGAATCTTCAGCTGCCGAGGGAAGTTGCATGCTAAAAACAGATGAAGATACTTCTGATACCGTTCAGTGCTGTTTAGCTGGCACTCCAGAATATCCAAGTGAGGAGAACTTAGATAACCTTATAATGCAGTCTCAATCTGAAGTAGTTCAGGATTCAATTGAGGAACACATATTGGATGATTGTTGTGTTTCTGCCATCTCAGAGGAAGATGTGTTGGTTTCTAGGACAGGAACTAGCATAATAGAACTTCCCAACGATG AAAAATCACCTCAGGCAGTAGAAGGGTCGAGGAAACAGATTCAGAGGTGCTTCACTTTAGAAGAAGCTACTGATACAATTCTCCTGTGTAGTTCTATCGTTCATGATCTGGCATACAAGGCAGCAACAATTGCACTGGAGCACGAGCAAGAATCAGAATGCCCTCGACCAACTGTTACCATCATAGGGAAATCCATTCGAGACGAGGATGGTTTCCTTAAGCTGCCCCACAGAAGAACCCCAAATCGTAAGGTTAAAAGGAAAAGATTGGAAGGTGAAACAACAACCATCACAGAAACCGCTGAAAAAGAATCCGTCGTCGAAGATCCTTCACCTGTACGTTCTGCTTCAGGAATCACAAGGGCATCTGATAATATGAAGCCTCCAAAGTTGGAATCCAAGTGCAACTGTGTAATTATGTAA